From a single Anabas testudineus chromosome 5, fAnaTes1.2, whole genome shotgun sequence genomic region:
- the uba3 gene encoding NEDD8-activating enzyme E1 catalytic subunit isoform X2 yields the protein MADMDEPEKKRRRVVELAEKMVVDGGDGSTCEWEGRWNHIKKFLERSGPFTHPDFEPSTESIQFMLETCKILVIGAGGLGCELLKDLALSGFRSIHVVDMDTIDVSNLNRQFLFRPKDVGRPKADVAADFINSRIPGCRVVPHFKKIQDLDETFYKQFHIIVCGLDSVVARRWMNGMLLSLLVYEDGVLDTGSIIPLIDGGTEGFKGNARVILPGMSACIDCTLELYPPQINFPMCTIASMPRLPEHCIEYVRVLLWPKVSPFGDCVALDGDDPEHIQWVYQKSLERAAEFNIRGVTYRLTQGVVKRIIPAVASTNAVIAAACATEVFKIASSAYIPLNNYMVFNDVDGLYTYTFEAERKENCSACSQVPVDLHFSPSSKLQEVLDYLTESASLQMKSPAITAAVEGKNKTLYLQSVASIEQRTRPNLSKTLKELGLTDRQELAVADVTTPQTMLFRLCFTS from the exons ATGGCGGATATGGATGAGCC ggagaagaaaagaaggagagtAGTGGAGCTGGCTGAGAA GATGGTGGTGGATGGAGGCGATGGAAGCACCTGTGAGTGGGAGGGACGATGGAACCATATTAAAAAGTTTCTGGAAAGATCAGGGCCATTCACGCACCCTGATTTTGAGCCTAGCACAGAG TCAATTCAGTTTATGTTAGAAACCTGCAAAATCCTGGTCATCGGTGCTGGTGGTCTGGGATGTGAGCTGCTGAAAGACCTG GCTTTATCAGGCTTTCGCAGTATACATGTAGTTGACATGGACACCATTGATGTTTCTAACCTGAATCGACAGTTCCTCTTCAG GCCAAAAGATGTAGGTCGACCCAAGGCAGACGTTGCAGCTGATTTTATAAACAGCCGAATACCTGGATGCCGTGTAGTCCC acattttaagaaaattCAGGATTTAGATGAAACATTCTACAAAC AATTCCATATAATTGTCTGTGGACTGGACTCTGTTGTTGCTAGGAGGTGGATGAATGGTATGCTG ctgtcTTTGCTGGTGTATGAGGATGGTGTCTTGGACACAGGCTCTATCATTCCCTTAATTGATGGTGGGACAGAAGGCTTTAAAGGCAATGCTAGAGTCATTCTCCCTGGCATGAGCGCCTGCATTGACTGTACCCTTGAGCTTTATCCTCCTCAG ATCAACTTCCCCATGTGCACAATAGCCTCTATGCCTCGTTTGCCAGAACATTGTATTGAGTATGTCCGGGTGCTGCTGTGGCCCAAAGTGTCACCATTTGGAG aCTGTGTTGCCTTGGATGGAGATGACCCAGAGCACATCCAGTGGGTTTACCAGAAGTCTCTGGAGAGGGCAGCAGAGTTCAACATAAGAGGAGTCACATACAGATTAACCCAGG GTGTTGTTAAGAGGATAATCCCAGCTGTAGCTTCTACAAATGCTGTCATCGCTG CTGCTTGTGCAACTGAAGTTTTCAAAATAGCATCAAG TGCCTATATACCTCTAAATAACTACATGGTCTTCAATGATGTCGACGGCCTCTACACTTACACTTTTGAGGCAGAAAGGAAG gaaaactgttcagccTGCAGCCAGGTACCTGTGGACTTGCACTTTTCTCCATCTTCCAAACTCCAGGAGGTGTTGGACTACCTGACTGAGAGTGCCTCTCT ACAAATGAAATCACCTGCtataacagcagcagtagaagGAAAGAACAAGACATTATATTTGCAG tctGTTGCATCAATTGAACAGAGGACACGGCCAAATCTGTCCAAAACTCTGAAGG AGCTAGGCCTAACTGACAGACAAGAGCTGGCCGTCGCTGATGTCACCACACCCCAGACCATGTTGTTCAGACTTTGCTTTACCTCATAG
- the uba3 gene encoding NEDD8-activating enzyme E1 catalytic subunit isoform X3: protein MADMDEPMVVDGGDGSTCEWEGRWNHIKKFLERSGPFTHPDFEPSTESIQFMLETCKILVIGAGGLGCELLKDLALSGFRSIHVVDMDTIDVSNLNRQFLFRPKDVGRPKADVAADFINSRIPGCRVVPHFKKIQDLDETFYKQFHIIVCGLDSVVARRWMNGMLLSLLVYEDGVLDTGSIIPLIDGGTEGFKGNARVILPGMSACIDCTLELYPPQINFPMCTIASMPRLPEHCIEYVRVLLWPKVSPFGDCVALDGDDPEHIQWVYQKSLERAAEFNIRGVTYRLTQGVVKRIIPAVASTNAVIAAACATEVFKIASSAYIPLNNYMVFNDVDGLYTYTFEAERKENCSACSQVPVDLHFSPSSKLQEVLDYLTESASLQMKSPAITAAVEGKNKTLYLQSVASIEQRTRPNLSKTLKELGLTDRQELAVADVTTPQTMLFRLCFTS, encoded by the exons ATGGCGGATATGGATGAGCC GATGGTGGTGGATGGAGGCGATGGAAGCACCTGTGAGTGGGAGGGACGATGGAACCATATTAAAAAGTTTCTGGAAAGATCAGGGCCATTCACGCACCCTGATTTTGAGCCTAGCACAGAG TCAATTCAGTTTATGTTAGAAACCTGCAAAATCCTGGTCATCGGTGCTGGTGGTCTGGGATGTGAGCTGCTGAAAGACCTG GCTTTATCAGGCTTTCGCAGTATACATGTAGTTGACATGGACACCATTGATGTTTCTAACCTGAATCGACAGTTCCTCTTCAG GCCAAAAGATGTAGGTCGACCCAAGGCAGACGTTGCAGCTGATTTTATAAACAGCCGAATACCTGGATGCCGTGTAGTCCC acattttaagaaaattCAGGATTTAGATGAAACATTCTACAAAC AATTCCATATAATTGTCTGTGGACTGGACTCTGTTGTTGCTAGGAGGTGGATGAATGGTATGCTG ctgtcTTTGCTGGTGTATGAGGATGGTGTCTTGGACACAGGCTCTATCATTCCCTTAATTGATGGTGGGACAGAAGGCTTTAAAGGCAATGCTAGAGTCATTCTCCCTGGCATGAGCGCCTGCATTGACTGTACCCTTGAGCTTTATCCTCCTCAG ATCAACTTCCCCATGTGCACAATAGCCTCTATGCCTCGTTTGCCAGAACATTGTATTGAGTATGTCCGGGTGCTGCTGTGGCCCAAAGTGTCACCATTTGGAG aCTGTGTTGCCTTGGATGGAGATGACCCAGAGCACATCCAGTGGGTTTACCAGAAGTCTCTGGAGAGGGCAGCAGAGTTCAACATAAGAGGAGTCACATACAGATTAACCCAGG GTGTTGTTAAGAGGATAATCCCAGCTGTAGCTTCTACAAATGCTGTCATCGCTG CTGCTTGTGCAACTGAAGTTTTCAAAATAGCATCAAG TGCCTATATACCTCTAAATAACTACATGGTCTTCAATGATGTCGACGGCCTCTACACTTACACTTTTGAGGCAGAAAGGAAG gaaaactgttcagccTGCAGCCAGGTACCTGTGGACTTGCACTTTTCTCCATCTTCCAAACTCCAGGAGGTGTTGGACTACCTGACTGAGAGTGCCTCTCT ACAAATGAAATCACCTGCtataacagcagcagtagaagGAAAGAACAAGACATTATATTTGCAG tctGTTGCATCAATTGAACAGAGGACACGGCCAAATCTGTCCAAAACTCTGAAGG AGCTAGGCCTAACTGACAGACAAGAGCTGGCCGTCGCTGATGTCACCACACCCCAGACCATGTTGTTCAGACTTTGCTTTACCTCATAG
- the uba3 gene encoding NEDD8-activating enzyme E1 catalytic subunit isoform X1, with protein sequence MNLLLFSLFREKKRRRVVELAEKMVVDGGDGSTCEWEGRWNHIKKFLERSGPFTHPDFEPSTESIQFMLETCKILVIGAGGLGCELLKDLALSGFRSIHVVDMDTIDVSNLNRQFLFRPKDVGRPKADVAADFINSRIPGCRVVPHFKKIQDLDETFYKQFHIIVCGLDSVVARRWMNGMLLSLLVYEDGVLDTGSIIPLIDGGTEGFKGNARVILPGMSACIDCTLELYPPQINFPMCTIASMPRLPEHCIEYVRVLLWPKVSPFGDCVALDGDDPEHIQWVYQKSLERAAEFNIRGVTYRLTQGVVKRIIPAVASTNAVIAAACATEVFKIASSAYIPLNNYMVFNDVDGLYTYTFEAERKENCSACSQVPVDLHFSPSSKLQEVLDYLTESASLQMKSPAITAAVEGKNKTLYLQSVASIEQRTRPNLSKTLKELGLTDRQELAVADVTTPQTMLFRLCFTS encoded by the exons ATGAACCttcttttgttctctctttttagggagaagaaaagaaggagagtAGTGGAGCTGGCTGAGAA GATGGTGGTGGATGGAGGCGATGGAAGCACCTGTGAGTGGGAGGGACGATGGAACCATATTAAAAAGTTTCTGGAAAGATCAGGGCCATTCACGCACCCTGATTTTGAGCCTAGCACAGAG TCAATTCAGTTTATGTTAGAAACCTGCAAAATCCTGGTCATCGGTGCTGGTGGTCTGGGATGTGAGCTGCTGAAAGACCTG GCTTTATCAGGCTTTCGCAGTATACATGTAGTTGACATGGACACCATTGATGTTTCTAACCTGAATCGACAGTTCCTCTTCAG GCCAAAAGATGTAGGTCGACCCAAGGCAGACGTTGCAGCTGATTTTATAAACAGCCGAATACCTGGATGCCGTGTAGTCCC acattttaagaaaattCAGGATTTAGATGAAACATTCTACAAAC AATTCCATATAATTGTCTGTGGACTGGACTCTGTTGTTGCTAGGAGGTGGATGAATGGTATGCTG ctgtcTTTGCTGGTGTATGAGGATGGTGTCTTGGACACAGGCTCTATCATTCCCTTAATTGATGGTGGGACAGAAGGCTTTAAAGGCAATGCTAGAGTCATTCTCCCTGGCATGAGCGCCTGCATTGACTGTACCCTTGAGCTTTATCCTCCTCAG ATCAACTTCCCCATGTGCACAATAGCCTCTATGCCTCGTTTGCCAGAACATTGTATTGAGTATGTCCGGGTGCTGCTGTGGCCCAAAGTGTCACCATTTGGAG aCTGTGTTGCCTTGGATGGAGATGACCCAGAGCACATCCAGTGGGTTTACCAGAAGTCTCTGGAGAGGGCAGCAGAGTTCAACATAAGAGGAGTCACATACAGATTAACCCAGG GTGTTGTTAAGAGGATAATCCCAGCTGTAGCTTCTACAAATGCTGTCATCGCTG CTGCTTGTGCAACTGAAGTTTTCAAAATAGCATCAAG TGCCTATATACCTCTAAATAACTACATGGTCTTCAATGATGTCGACGGCCTCTACACTTACACTTTTGAGGCAGAAAGGAAG gaaaactgttcagccTGCAGCCAGGTACCTGTGGACTTGCACTTTTCTCCATCTTCCAAACTCCAGGAGGTGTTGGACTACCTGACTGAGAGTGCCTCTCT ACAAATGAAATCACCTGCtataacagcagcagtagaagGAAAGAACAAGACATTATATTTGCAG tctGTTGCATCAATTGAACAGAGGACACGGCCAAATCTGTCCAAAACTCTGAAGG AGCTAGGCCTAACTGACAGACAAGAGCTGGCCGTCGCTGATGTCACCACACCCCAGACCATGTTGTTCAGACTTTGCTTTACCTCATAG
- the tmf1 gene encoding TATA element modulatory factor yields MSWFNASHLSTFAKQALTTAQKSIDRVLDIKEEDQWGDTTVMPYNDVTLPGKLSLSGGWGMTQWEAPPEEKVTAPSPSSEAITTPVTRTVVDESESFFSAFLSSGDVQGVTKTQVVSVPPTKSQRRQQEKEQNNKEAVTQKDADTQILAPSDMNHEDQPASDGQLVNSDSSQSAPYADTILLQPVSPVSSSTDLPCDPDGKMSSVKTDVGLTVTVDSKTEQSHAPSEHQTEHDTTDSSKPCALTSEPKSSTPDPLLSPSSKDILLEHKDSKVEDRQNDTPSPPVSAFSSGTSTTSDIEVLDHESVLSESSASSRQETGEGKSGLHLMQGSFQLLTASTCGDFPRLEDYPKLTESCGSSSDAFERIDSFSVQSLDSRSVSEVNSDDEIPGSRTLASVTAGPAPLTVSSAVCQKQEEEVVEKAGEEEEGFPEIMREQSLDEMEESGRSATPVNSEQPEELTEQGQESEVNVTLSDPCNAEDQITPPITEEMKSVSTVQILELQKVIDELSGRLEKRESQLLAVSKDKARLEEECDNLRDEVIGLKEESSTVQSLKDEFTQRIADAERKAQLACKERDIAKKEIKGLREELSTRLNSSDTMEIIKEKEEQIRGLLEEGEKLSKQQLQHSNIIKKLRVKEKDSDAKIIKQQKKIKEQEEELRHLQQVLDGKEEVEKQHRENIKKLNTVVERQEKELSRLQSDFDELQEKNRSLQAALDNSYKEIAELHKVNASRASEVEEAALSRETQAKEQLSLALEKVQEESRMQQEALANQVADLRLALQRAEQQQARKEDYLREEISELQQRLQEAETRNQELSQSVTSASRPLLRQIENLQASLGGQTATWEKLEKNISDRLADAQAQLAVAVEKERAATEELLSIKSQLVSLESQNSLLRQEKARCLAQLEAEKSKKEKLEDESSREHVELENLRGEHSRMLEEAKKEKLLLTNQLEMEKMKVEQEKKKCYLAQEALKEKERKAMTYSVGEPPASSTPSLSRSSSISGVDNAGLHTSILSQDDSLDHSLGTMTMSVSMSGTNLYEAARLTGGSSIIENLQSQLKLREGEIVQLQLEISSLERSRSVMAEELVRLTNQNDEMEEKVKEIPKLKVQLKDLEQRHNTILQMYGEKAEEAEELRLDLEDVKNMYKTQIDELLQNQK; encoded by the exons ATGAGTTGGTTTAATGCATCTCATCTGTCCACCTTCGCTAAACAAGCTCTGACAACAGCTCAAAAGTCAATCGACCGAGTTCTGGACATCAAGGAAGAGGACCAGTGGGGTGACACAACTGTAATGCCCTACAATG ATGTTACATTACCTGGAAAGTTGTCATTAAGTGGAGGGTGGGGGATGACGCAGTGGGAAGCACCCCCTGAGGAAAAGGTGAcagctccttctccttcctctgaGGCCATAACTACTCCTGTCACTCGCACAGTTGTAGATGAATCGGAAAGCTTTTTCAGTGCCTTTCTATCATCTGGAGATGTACAAGGAGTCACTAAAACCCAGGTAGTCTCTGTACCCCCTACCAAATCCCAGAGGCGgcagcaggagaaggagcagaaTAACAAAGAAGCTGTAACCCAAAAGGATGCGGATACTCAAATATTGGCACCTTCTGATATGAATCATGAGGATCAGCCAGCTTCTGATGGCCAACTTGTTAACTCTGATTCCTCACAATCAGCACCTTATGCAGACACTATACTCCTGCAGCCAGTTTCACCTGTTTCTTCTTCCACTGATCTTCCTTGTGATCCTGATGGCAAAATGAGCAGTGTAAAAACAGATGTTGGCTTAACAGTTACAGTAGACTCAAAAACAGAGCAGTCACATGCTCCATCAGAACACCAGACTGAGCATGATACTACAGATTCCTCTAAACCTTGTGCTCTCACTTCTGAACCTAAGAGCTCTACTCCTGATCCTTTACTCTCCCCGTCCTCTAAGGACATTCTACTAGAGCATAAAGACTCTAAGGTTGAGGACCGTCAAAATGATACCCCCTCTCCTCCAGTCAGTGCTTTCTCTTCAGGAACCTCTACGACCAGTGACATTGAAGTGCTTGACCATGAAAGTGTGTTGAGTGAGAGCTCAGCCAGCTCAAGACAAGAAACTGGGGAGGGAAAATCTGGCCTTCACTTAATGCAGGGCTCCTTCCAGCTTCTCACCGCCTCCACTTGTGGGGATTTCCCCCGACTAGAGGACTACCCCAAGCTTACAGAGAGCTGTGGCTCTTCCTCGGATGCATTTGAACGCATTGATTCATTCAGTGTGCAGTCACTGGATAGCCGGAGTGTCAGTGAGGTTAATTCAGATGATGAGATACCTGGCAGTCGGACATTAGCTTCTGTCACTGCAGGTCCTGCTCCCCTGACAGTATCATCAGCTGTGTGTcaaaaacaagaagaggaagTAGTGGAGAaggcaggagaggaggaagagggattTCCTGAAATAATGAGGGAGCAGTCGCTggatgagatggaggagagTGGTCGGAGTGCAACACCTGTGAATAGCGAGCAGCCAGAGGAGTTGACAGAACAGGGACAGGAATCTGAGGTTAATGTCACACTGTCTGATCCCTGCAATGCTGAAGACCAGATCACTCCACCAATCACAGAAGAGATGAAAAGTGTCTCAACAGTTCAGATATTGGAGCTTCAAAAG GTTATTGATGAACTGTCAGGCCGCCTTGAGAAGAGAGAGTCTCAGCTTCTTGCAGTCAGCAAAGACAAGGCCAGGCTGGAAGAAGAGTGTGACAATCTCAGAGA TGAGGTGATAGGCCTGAAGGAGGAGAGCTCAACTGTTCAGTCCCTAAAGGATGAGTTCACTCAGCGCATAGCTGATGCAGAGAGGAAGGCCCAGCTGGCCTGCAAAGAAAGAGACATAGCCAAGAAG GAAATAAAAGGTTTGAGGGAAGAGCTTTCTACAAGACTTAATTCGAGTGATACAATGGAGATCatcaaagagaaagaggagcagaTCAGAGGTCTGCTGGAAGAAG GTGAAAAGTTGTccaagcagcagctgcagcacagcaacaTAATCAAGAAGCTGCGGGTGAAGGAGAAGGACAGTGATGCAAAGATCATCAAGCAACAGAAGAAAATCAAGGAACAGGAAGAGGAGCTCAGGCACCTGCAGCAG GTACTAGATGGGAAAGAGGAGGTTGAGAAACAGCACCGGGAAAATATCAAGAAGCTGAACACTGTGGTTGAGCGGCAGGAGAAGGAATTGAGCAGGCTACAGTCAGACTTTGACGAGctgcaggagaaaaacagaagcCTCCAGGCTGCTTTGGACAACTCTTATAA AGAAATAGCAGAACTCCACAAGGTGAATGCCAGCAGAGCCAGTGAGGTTGAAGAAGCAGCTCTAAGCAGGGAAACACAAGCCAAGGAGCAGCTGAGCTTAGCACTTGAGAAAGTCCAGGAAGAGTCCAGGATGCAACAGGAGGCCCTAGCCAACCAG GTTGCTGACCTAAGGCTGGCTCTGCAACGAGCTGAGCAACAGCAGGCAAGGAAAGAAGATTATTTGAGAGAGGAGATCAGTGAGCTGCAACAG AGGCTTCAAGAGGCAGAGACTAGAAACCAGGAGCTCAGTCAGAGTGTCACCTCAGCATCCAGGCCCCTTCTGCGACAGATCGAAAACTTACAGGCCTCACTGGGTGGACAAACGGCAACCTGGGAAAAACTGGAGAAGAACATCTCTGACAGGCTTG CCGACGCACAGGCCCAGCTGGCTGTTGCTGTGGAGAAGGAGCGTGCGGCAACAGAAGAACTACTGTCCATCAAATCCCAGCTGGTATCTCTGGAGTCCCAGAATTCCTTGCTCCGCCAGGAAAAAGCCAGATGTCTGGCACAACTGGAGGCTGAGAAgagcaaaaaagagaaacttgAGGATGAGAGCAGCAG GGAGCACGTCGAATTGGAAAATCTGAGAGGAGAACACAGCCGAATGTTAGAGGAGGCCAAGAAGGAAAAG ctgctgctgacgaATCAACTGGAGATGGAGAAGATGAAAGTggagcaagagaagaagaaatgctACTTGGCACAAGAGGCACTCAAGGAAAAG GAGCGCAAAGCTATGACCTACTCTGTGGGAGAGCCCCCAGCTTCTTCTACACCCTCCCTGTCCCGCTCCAGTTCCATCAGTGGGGTGGATAACGCTGGCCTGCACACCTCTATTCTTTCCCAG GATGACTCTTTAGACCACTCGCTGGGCACCATGACGATGTCTGTGTCGATGAGCGGGACCAACCTGTACGAAGCTGCCAGACTGACTGGAGGTTCCAGCATCATAGAGAACCTCCAGTCTCAGCTCAAACTCAGAGAAGGAGAGATAGTGCAGCTCCAG CTTGAGATCTCAAGTCTGGAGAGGAGTCGCTCAGTGATGGCAGAAGAGCTGGTTCGACTCACCAATCAAAACgatgagatggaggagaaagtaAAAGAGATCCCCAAGCTGAAAGTTCAGCTAAAG GATTTGGAGCAAAGGCACAACACCATCCTGCAGATGTATGGAGAAAAGGCTGAAGAGGCAGAGGAACTGAGACTGGACCTTGAAGATGTGAAGAACATGTACAAAACCCAAATTGATGAACTGCTGCAGAACCAGAAATGA
- the eogt gene encoding EGF domain-specific O-linked N-acetylglucosamine transferase, which yields MLLLVALGVVFSSSVVTTEKAANTSHKPPTPLNYSRISLPPQHVPYFLNNNKRVAKQCRLDPLCPFKDALLDLSACWGYEKNCDPGKRFSYPICNKVDSGWAHSLEAAQELFWKQADFGYVKERLSELKTLCKASKPGDSSLKCSSHTRFCKATNLYLDLREPRRSHERYKEDFIQRGEIGGCCRLNKQALAAEGEHKSPLQSWYAELQTYTELDFNPIEDGYCDIIVEKPTVFMKLDAGVNMYHHFCDFVNLYISQHINNSFSSDINIIMWDTSFYGYGDLFSETWRAFSDYDIIHLKNYDSKRVCFKDAFFSLLPRMRYGLFYNTPLISDCYSEGIFRAFSQHVLHRLNIRQDGPKEGRVRVTLLARSTEYRKILNQVELVNALKTVPLLEVNVVDYKYKDVPFLEQLRITHNSDIFIGMHGAGLTHLLFLPDWAVIFELYNCQDESCYRDLARLRGIRYVTWQKMDKVFPQDKGHHPTLGDHPKFTNYSFDVREFMRLVLEAASYVTHHPKWQRRALHDEL from the exons ATGCTGCTCTTGGTAGCGCTGGGCGTAGTGTTTTCATCCAGTGTGGTCACCACTGAGAAGGCTGCGAACACTAGCCACAAACCACCAACACCGCTCAACTACAGCAGGATCTCCCTGCCACCACAGCACGTACCCTATTtcctcaacaacaacaagagggTCGCCAAGCAATGCCGCCTGGACCCACTCTGCCCGTTTAAA gatGCACTGCTGGACCTATCTGCCTGTTGGGGTTATGAGAAGAACTGTGATCCAGGGAAACGTTTTAGCTACCCAATCTGTAACAAGGTGGACTCTGGATG GGCTCATTCACTGGAGGCAGCCCAGGAGCTTTTCTGGAAGCAGGCGGATTTTGGCTATGTCAAGGAGCGCCTGTCTGAACTCAAAACGCTGTGCAAAGCCAGCAAGCCA GGGGACTCATCATTAAAATGCAGTAGCCACACTAGATTTTGTAAGGCAACTAATCTTTACCTGGACTTGCGGGAGCCACGGAGAAGTCATGAGAG ATATAAGGAGGATTTCATTCAGAGGGGTGAGATTGGTGGCTGCTGCAGGCTGAACAAGCAAGCACTTGCTGCAGAGGGAGAGCACAAGAGCCCCTTGCAATCTTG GTATGCTGAGCTGCAGACATACACAGAGCTGGACTTCAATCCCATAGAGGATGGATACTGTGACATCATCGTTGAAAAACCCACTGTTTTCATGAAGCTGGATGCAG GGGTGAACATGTACCACCATTTCTGTGACTTTGTCAACCTTTACATCTCCCAGCACATTAACAACTCCTTCAGCTCAGATATCAACATCATCATGTGGGACACG AGTTTTTATGGTTATGGGGATCTGTTCAGTGAAACATGGAGGGCCTTCTCAGATTATGACATCATCCACCTGAAGAACTATGACTCAAAAAGA GTGTGTTTCAAAGATgccttcttctctcttctcccaAGAATGAGATATGGCCTCTTCTACAACACACCCCTT ATATCAGACTGCTACAGTGAAGGGATTTTTCGGGCATTCTCGCAACATGTCCTACATCGGCTGAACATCCGTCAAGATGGGCCAAAG GAAGGGCGTGTTCGCGTCACCCTGCTGGCACGCAGCACAGAATACAGAAAGATATTAAACCAAGTGGAG CTTGTAAATGCCCTCAAGACTGTGCCTTTACTGGAGGTCAATGTGGTGGACTACAAATACAA gGATGTTCCCTTCCTGGAGCAGTTGAGGATCACCCACAACTCTGACATCTTTATAGGGATGCACGGGGCAGGTCTCACAcaccttctcttcctccctgaCTGGGCTGTCATCTTTGAGCT ATATAATTGTCAGGATGAGAGCTGCTATCGAGATTTGGCTCGGCTGCGGGGCATTCGATACGTGACTTGGCAGAAAATGGACAAAGTGTTCCCACAGGACAAG GGTCACCATCCCACTCTTGGGGACCATCCAAAGTTTACCAACTACTCTTTTGATGTGAGGGAATTCATGCGGCTTGTGCTGGAAGCAGCCAGTTATGTCACGCACCATCCCAAGTGGCAGCGCCGAGCCCTTCACGATGAACTCTAG